One segment of Neisseria mucosa DNA contains the following:
- a CDS encoding energy-coupling factor ABC transporter permease gives MIFQNGWFPVGVVMAAWPVLLVIFALCAKQAWVSVSQHRSAFLLAAVMLPLAWSLNASPESGQLAGMSYHLLALNLTALMLGTSAAFCLGVLLFFPYLWLWGDWHMFPINALSVLLPPLLVNLGFRHWVSCLPANIFIFIFLNGFWAAAVGMVFTGVVLVSLLDWADVFDTTVLWKTAFPVFFLIAWAEAFLSGISTAIFIALKPQWICTFDDGRYLKSVPKIWQ, from the coding sequence ATGATTTTTCAAAACGGATGGTTTCCCGTTGGTGTCGTGATGGCGGCATGGCCTGTATTGCTGGTGATTTTTGCTTTATGCGCAAAGCAGGCATGGGTGTCGGTATCGCAGCATCGTTCCGCATTTTTGTTGGCTGCCGTGATGTTGCCGCTGGCTTGGAGTTTGAATGCCTCTCCGGAAAGTGGGCAACTGGCCGGCATGAGCTATCATTTGCTTGCTTTAAACCTGACGGCTTTAATGCTGGGCACTTCTGCCGCATTCTGCCTTGGCGTTTTGCTGTTTTTTCCATATTTGTGGCTTTGGGGCGATTGGCATATGTTCCCCATCAATGCCTTGTCCGTATTGCTTCCGCCTTTGTTGGTGAACTTGGGTTTCCGCCATTGGGTGTCGTGTTTGCCTGCCAATATCTTTATCTTTATTTTTCTGAATGGTTTTTGGGCCGCGGCGGTCGGCATGGTGTTTACCGGCGTGGTTTTGGTCAGTTTGTTGGACTGGGCGGATGTATTTGATACGACAGTATTATGGAAAACCGCTTTTCCTGTTTTCTTCTTAATCGCTTGGGCAGAGGCATTTTTGAGCGGTATTTCAACAGCCATTTTTATTGCGCTTAAGCCGCAATGGATTTGTACTTTTGATGACGGCAGGTATTTGAAATCAGTGCCTAAGATTTGGCAATAA
- a CDS encoding DNA translocase FtsK gives MLWTILALILLAAITGLFWWRQKQEQKWRQELARLSGDEEEINEEDSPVGFASQLDSLKRLFSMNKRTADNHKIARIRLLSALEHNKTQHAETDKEHAAKPVAEEPEHIAATEEEIKVAPKTRKSAKPERIPKITPFAQMETPEYSPSLVQNSNFEEITLEEATRSLHEAAVEEWNEHLAEKNAPIYKDEVETPLLRASSLPMTGMEIIDYNDPVLRRTRERALARANNVRVAEANAPHIETVQTALRTAEKEAILPYTSMQAFPSEIQAEDIHDNLARRTAARHKLAAAVAPLRDYSPRTIENDEILANLGQISRPASLRRQVRHTEAAAERWARKQAATEAVAPQPAVSATPSRPKPAAPVKKSPYISRPAAPNATVVEPPAVPVVPMAKTDIPEPPVFQTSIAPIDIPEPPAFEHKIQVPIFDAQVNAHVSNQPERSIRDYLISESAEEEIEFDGEPEAPVQAEAEAIQAVETIEPVDPVETIARPSEYTQTIVETPVRSVEPSVQEDTPSIAIPTSATLTDALLPTTALLLPPQFDPSASQTEEQLLENSITIEEKLAEFKVKVKVMDSYSGPVITRYEIEPDVGVRGSAVLNLEKDLARSLGVASIRVVETIPGKTCMGLELPNPKRQMIRLSEIFNSPAFTESKSKLTLALGQDITGQPVVTDLAKAPHLLVAGTTGSGKSVGVNAMILSMLFKATPEDVRMIMIDPKMLELSIYEGIPHLLAPVVTDMKLAANALNWCVNEMEKRYRLMSFMGVRNLAGFNQKIAEAAARGEKIGSPFSLTPEDPEPLEKLPFIVVVVDEFADLMMTAGKKIEELIARLAQKARAAGIHLILATQRPSVDVITGLIKANIPTRIAFQVSSKIDSRTILDQMGAENLLGQGDMLFLPPGTGYPQRVHGAFASDNEVHRVVEYLKQFGAPDYIDDILSSGSTEDFTGTSRSNDSDLDPMYDEAVSVVLKSRKASISNVQRQLRIGYNRAARLIDQMEADGIVSPAENNGNRTILAQSSDHLD, from the coding sequence ATGCTTTGGACAATATTGGCTTTAATTCTACTGGCCGCCATAACCGGCTTGTTCTGGTGGCGCCAGAAACAAGAGCAAAAGTGGCGCCAAGAATTGGCCCGACTCAGTGGCGATGAAGAAGAAATCAACGAAGAAGACAGCCCGGTCGGTTTTGCCAGCCAACTTGACAGCCTGAAACGTTTGTTCAGCATGAACAAGCGCACCGCCGACAACCATAAAATCGCCCGCATCCGCCTGCTTTCCGCGCTCGAACACAATAAAACGCAACACGCCGAAACAGACAAAGAGCACGCAGCAAAGCCCGTTGCCGAAGAGCCGGAACACATCGCAGCGACCGAAGAAGAAATCAAAGTGGCGCCTAAAACCCGCAAATCTGCCAAGCCGGAACGTATTCCTAAAATCACGCCGTTTGCACAAATGGAAACGCCCGAATACAGCCCGTCTTTGGTGCAAAACAGCAATTTTGAAGAAATCACATTAGAAGAGGCCACCCGTTCCCTGCATGAAGCGGCGGTTGAGGAATGGAACGAACATTTGGCCGAAAAAAATGCGCCGATTTACAAAGACGAAGTCGAGACCCCATTGTTGCGCGCTTCATCCCTGCCGATGACCGGCATGGAAATCATCGACTACAACGATCCTGTTTTGCGCCGCACACGCGAGCGTGCCTTGGCGCGTGCCAACAATGTCCGCGTGGCAGAAGCCAATGCGCCACATATCGAAACCGTTCAGACGGCCTTAAGAACTGCCGAAAAAGAAGCCATCCTCCCTTATACTTCCATGCAGGCATTCCCTTCTGAAATCCAAGCGGAAGATATTCACGACAACCTTGCCCGCCGTACCGCCGCACGCCACAAACTGGCCGCGGCCGTCGCCCCATTGCGCGACTACTCTCCGCGCACCATCGAAAATGACGAAATTCTGGCCAACTTGGGACAAATCAGCCGTCCTGCCAGCCTGCGCCGTCAAGTTCGCCATACCGAAGCGGCCGCCGAAAGATGGGCGCGTAAACAAGCTGCTACGGAAGCTGTTGCACCACAACCTGCCGTATCGGCAACACCGTCCCGTCCGAAACCGGCTGCGCCTGTTAAAAAATCTCCTTATATCTCCCGACCTGCCGCGCCAAACGCAACCGTAGTCGAGCCGCCTGCCGTACCGGTCGTCCCGATGGCTAAAACTGATATCCCCGAGCCGCCCGTTTTCCAAACCTCGATTGCGCCGATTGATATTCCCGAGCCGCCTGCTTTCGAACATAAAATCCAAGTGCCGATTTTTGATGCACAAGTCAATGCGCATGTTAGCAATCAGCCTGAACGCAGTATCCGCGATTATTTAATCAGCGAATCAGCCGAAGAAGAAATAGAATTCGATGGTGAGCCGGAAGCGCCTGTACAAGCGGAAGCAGAAGCGATTCAAGCGGTTGAAACCATTGAACCCGTTGATCCTGTTGAAACAATCGCAAGGCCGTCTGAATATACACAGACAATCGTTGAAACGCCTGTTCGAAGCGTAGAACCAAGCGTTCAAGAAGATACACCAAGCATAGCTATTCCAACTTCGGCAACACTGACTGATGCGCTTCTACCGACCACTGCCCTGCTCCTGCCGCCGCAGTTTGACCCGAGCGCCTCGCAAACTGAAGAACAGTTGCTGGAAAACAGCATTACTATCGAAGAAAAACTGGCCGAGTTCAAAGTTAAAGTCAAAGTGATGGACTCCTATTCCGGCCCGGTCATTACGCGTTATGAGATTGAGCCTGATGTCGGCGTGCGCGGCAGTGCCGTTTTGAACCTTGAAAAAGACTTGGCGCGCTCGCTTGGCGTGGCTTCCATCCGCGTAGTGGAAACCATCCCCGGCAAAACCTGCATGGGCTTGGAATTGCCTAATCCGAAACGCCAAATGATCCGCCTGAGCGAAATCTTCAATTCGCCTGCGTTTACCGAATCCAAATCCAAACTCACCCTCGCACTTGGCCAAGACATCACCGGCCAGCCTGTCGTCACCGACTTGGCCAAAGCGCCGCATCTGCTGGTTGCCGGTACGACCGGTTCGGGTAAATCCGTGGGTGTGAACGCCATGATTCTGTCCATGCTCTTCAAAGCAACGCCGGAAGACGTGCGCATGATTATGATTGACCCGAAAATGCTGGAATTAAGCATTTACGAAGGCATTCCGCACCTGCTCGCCCCTGTCGTGACCGATATGAAATTGGCTGCAAACGCACTGAACTGGTGCGTCAACGAAATGGAAAAACGCTACCGCCTGATGAGCTTTATGGGCGTGCGCAACCTTGCCGGTTTCAACCAAAAAATTGCCGAAGCCGCCGCGCGTGGTGAAAAAATCGGCAGCCCGTTCAGCCTCACGCCTGAAGACCCTGAGCCATTGGAAAAACTGCCGTTTATCGTGGTCGTCGTAGATGAATTTGCCGACCTGATGATGACTGCAGGCAAGAAAATTGAAGAACTGATTGCCCGCCTCGCCCAAAAAGCCCGCGCAGCCGGCATCCATTTGATTCTTGCCACCCAACGCCCAAGCGTGGATGTCATTACCGGCCTGATTAAAGCCAATATTCCGACACGCATTGCCTTCCAAGTGTCCAGCAAAATCGACAGCCGCACGATTCTTGACCAAATGGGTGCGGAAAACCTGCTCGGCCAAGGCGATATGCTGTTCCTGCCGCCCGGCACCGGCTATCCGCAACGTGTACACGGCGCGTTCGCCTCCGATAACGAAGTACACCGCGTAGTGGAATACCTGAAACAATTCGGCGCACCCGACTATATCGATGATATTTTAAGCAGCGGTTCGACCGAAGACTTTACCGGCACCAGCCGCAGCAACGACAGCGACCTCGACCCCATGTATGACGAAGCCGTTTCCGTTGTCTTAAAATCGCGTAAAGCCAGCATTTCCAATGTCCAACGCCAACTGCGCATCGGCTACAACCGCGCCGCCCGCCTGATTGACCAAATGGAAGCCGACGGTATTGTTTCCCCGGCGGAAAACAACGGCAACCGCACCATCTTGGCACAAAGCAGCGACCATCTGGATTAA
- a CDS encoding NF038104 family lipoprotein, with amino-acid sequence MQPLRCTKRLLLALALCLTLNGCVVGAAVDLAATTVLTAGKLVVKGTGAVIDAAIPDGKKDKDKEKEKSKEKPKSEEIIYKEESSDEVTQ; translated from the coding sequence ATGCAGCCATTGAGATGCACAAAACGCCTGCTTCTGGCACTTGCCCTTTGCCTGACGCTTAACGGCTGCGTTGTAGGCGCGGCTGTCGATTTGGCTGCCACGACCGTCCTGACTGCCGGAAAATTGGTTGTCAAAGGAACGGGAGCAGTGATTGATGCCGCCATTCCTGACGGCAAAAAAGACAAGGACAAGGAAAAAGAAAAGAGCAAAGAAAAGCCAAAATCGGAAGAAATCATCTATAAGGAAGAGTCCTCCGATGAAGTAACGCAATAA
- the truB gene encoding tRNA pseudouridine(55) synthase TruB: MTNKPTKRPVNGVLLLDKPEGLSSNTALQKARRLFRAKKAGHTGVLDPLATGLLPVCFGEATKFAQYLIDADKAYTATLKLGEASSTGDAEGEIIATARADISLSEFQTACQALTGDIRQVPPMFSALKHEGKPLYEYARKGIVIERKARDITIYSIDITEFDAPKAVIDVRCSKGTYIRTLSEDIAKHIGTFAHLTALRRTETAGFTIAQSHTLEALAELDEAERDALLLPCDVLVQHFPKLELNDYAVTMLKHGQRPQFTENISAEQPIRVYNRDGTFIGLVEYQKEIGRLKTLRLMNTADQ; encoded by the coding sequence ATGACCAATAAACCCACCAAACGCCCGGTCAACGGCGTTCTTCTTCTCGACAAACCCGAAGGTCTTTCCAGCAACACCGCCCTGCAAAAAGCGCGGCGGTTGTTCCGTGCCAAAAAAGCCGGGCATACCGGCGTACTCGATCCTTTGGCCACAGGGCTTCTGCCTGTTTGTTTCGGCGAAGCGACCAAGTTTGCCCAATACCTGATTGATGCCGACAAAGCCTACACCGCCACACTGAAGCTCGGCGAAGCCAGCAGTACGGGCGATGCAGAAGGCGAAATCATCGCCACCGCACGCGCCGATATTTCATTATCCGAATTTCAGACGGCCTGCCAAGCCTTAACAGGTGATATCCGCCAAGTGCCGCCCATGTTTTCCGCCCTCAAACACGAAGGCAAGCCGCTGTACGAATACGCACGCAAAGGCATCGTTATCGAACGCAAAGCACGCGATATTACGATTTACTCCATTGATATCACTGAATTTGATGCACCCAAAGCCGTGATAGACGTACGTTGCAGCAAGGGCACTTATATCCGCACCCTCAGCGAAGACATCGCCAAACACATCGGCACATTCGCCCACCTGACCGCCCTGCGCCGTACTGAAACCGCCGGCTTTACCATTGCCCAAAGCCACACGCTCGAAGCCTTGGCAGAATTAGACGAAGCCGAACGCGATGCCCTGCTGCTGCCTTGCGATGTCTTGGTGCAACATTTCCCCAAACTTGAGCTAAACGACTACGCCGTTACCATGCTCAAACACGGCCAACGTCCCCAGTTCACCGAAAACATTTCCGCCGAACAGCCCATCCGTGTATACAACCGAGACGGCACATTTATCGGGCTGGTGGAATATCAAAAAGAAATAGGCCGTCTGAAAACCTTGCGCCTGATGAATACCGCCGACCAATAA
- a CDS encoding NAD(P)H-hydrate epimerase, whose protein sequence is MKVYTAAQMREREQAAVDKGTSFDQLMENAGSSAARDLMQRHPQAGRALIVCGKGNNGGDGLVMARYMQAQGWHIDILFSLGENLSPLAQTNRERLNGLPHIELISAQELEGRLKKGYDIIIEGIFGTGFSGALPSEIAALCRQLNHSDGLKVALDIPTGLNCDTAEADPDTFRADLTYTFAAYKPAHLSESGKTYCQETVCLPIGID, encoded by the coding sequence ATGAAAGTCTATACTGCCGCCCAAATGCGCGAACGCGAACAAGCAGCCGTCGATAAAGGCACGAGCTTCGACCAACTGATGGAAAACGCCGGCAGCTCTGCCGCCCGAGACCTCATGCAGCGTCATCCCCAAGCCGGACGCGCCCTGATCGTTTGCGGCAAAGGCAACAACGGCGGCGACGGCCTAGTCATGGCAAGATATATGCAGGCGCAAGGTTGGCATATCGATATTCTGTTTTCACTCGGAGAAAACCTCTCCCCTTTGGCTCAAACCAATCGGGAGCGCCTCAACGGTTTGCCCCATATTGAATTGATATCCGCACAAGAACTGGAAGGCCGTCTGAAAAAAGGTTACGACATCATTATCGAAGGCATATTCGGTACAGGCTTCAGCGGCGCGCTTCCATCAGAAATCGCCGCCCTCTGCCGCCAACTCAATCATTCAGACGGCCTGAAAGTCGCCCTCGATATTCCCACCGGCCTCAACTGCGACACCGCCGAAGCCGATCCCGACACATTCCGCGCAGACCTGACCTACACCTTTGCCGCCTACAAACCGGCACACTTAAGCGAGTCCGGCAAAACCTATTGTCAAGAAACCGTCTGTTTACCTATTGGCATTGATTAA
- a CDS encoding suppressor of fused domain protein — MNEQEYRQTFKEDQAVGWEAIDAALKALYGDVKPRSYGPIIKYWLGGTDPLDNSDIFDCEEQTFHRHIVSYGMSELYFNPELAGADYSKWGFEFTFRTPPYDQDPDSGYNTKHEPYWAINLMNNLGRYVFESGNWFEAYHFTSTNDPIRMDTETAIVGVAFAPDPKLPAIKTPNGEVQFLQMVGLTQPELDWLWQDPTTKRCQELIDMMRKDNPLLITDLARTKSYVQP, encoded by the coding sequence ATGAACGAACAAGAATACCGCCAAACTTTTAAAGAAGATCAAGCCGTCGGCTGGGAAGCCATCGATGCTGCGCTTAAAGCACTTTATGGTGATGTCAAACCACGCTCCTATGGCCCTATAATCAAATATTGGTTGGGAGGCACCGATCCACTGGACAATAGCGATATTTTTGATTGCGAAGAGCAAACCTTCCATCGCCATATTGTTTCCTACGGCATGAGCGAACTTTACTTTAATCCAGAACTTGCCGGTGCAGATTACAGTAAATGGGGATTTGAATTTACCTTCCGTACTCCCCCTTACGATCAGGATCCGGATTCTGGCTACAACACCAAACACGAGCCTTACTGGGCAATTAATCTAATGAATAATCTTGGCCGTTACGTTTTTGAAAGCGGCAACTGGTTTGAAGCCTACCACTTTACTTCGACTAACGACCCTATCCGAATGGATACAGAAACCGCCATCGTCGGCGTAGCCTTCGCACCAGACCCCAAGCTGCCCGCTATCAAAACGCCAAACGGTGAAGTTCAATTTCTGCAGATGGTCGGCCTTACCCAGCCTGAGCTTGACTGGCTCTGGCAAGATCCAACAACCAAACGTTGCCAAGAGCTGATCGATATGATGCGCAAAGACAATCCGCTGTTGATTACCGATTTAGCGCGTACAAAAAGCTATGTACAACCCTAA
- a CDS encoding ABC transporter permease subunit — protein MNLKKLKNKLFRRPGQRAVIAVPYIWLLILFLIPFAIVLKISFAEQEIAIPPFTPLTTIDEDLGRLNIAISYQNYADIFQNFWNTLNPFGDSENSNIYLMTYWSSIKTALTTTIICLLIGYPTAYAISRANPAARNGLLLAIMLPFWTSFLLRVYAWMGLLGHNGIINNFLIKYGIISEPLDLFYNAFSLNLVMVYAYLPFMILPLYTQLVKLDNRLLEAASDLGAGPIKSFFTITLPLSKTGIIAGSMLVFVPAVGEFVIPELVGGSENLMIGKVLWQAFFDQNNWPLASAVAVVMVALLVVPIALFQHYENRELEEGGK, from the coding sequence ATGAACCTTAAAAAACTGAAAAACAAACTGTTCCGCCGCCCCGGCCAGCGTGCAGTGATTGCCGTGCCGTATATTTGGCTTTTGATTCTGTTTCTGATTCCGTTCGCCATCGTATTGAAAATCAGCTTTGCCGAACAAGAAATTGCCATTCCGCCATTTACGCCGCTGACAACGATTGATGAAGACTTAGGCCGTCTGAACATTGCCATCAGCTATCAGAACTACGCCGACATTTTCCAAAACTTTTGGAATACGCTCAATCCGTTTGGCGACAGTGAAAACAGCAATATCTATTTGATGACCTACTGGTCTTCGATTAAGACTGCGCTGACGACGACCATCATCTGCCTGTTGATCGGTTATCCGACCGCTTATGCTATTTCACGCGCCAATCCGGCTGCGCGCAACGGCCTGCTGTTGGCAATCATGCTGCCTTTCTGGACCTCTTTCCTGTTGCGTGTTTACGCATGGATGGGCTTATTGGGACACAACGGCATCATCAACAATTTCTTAATTAAATACGGAATCATCAGCGAGCCTTTAGACTTGTTCTACAATGCGTTTTCGCTGAATTTGGTGATGGTTTACGCCTATTTGCCGTTTATGATTTTGCCGCTGTACACACAATTGGTAAAACTGGACAACCGTCTGCTCGAAGCCGCTTCCGACTTGGGTGCAGGTCCGATCAAATCGTTCTTTACCATTACCCTGCCTTTATCCAAAACAGGCATCATCGCAGGCTCTATGCTGGTCTTTGTGCCGGCCGTCGGTGAATTTGTGATTCCTGAATTGGTGGGCGGTTCTGAAAACCTGATGATCGGTAAAGTATTGTGGCAGGCATTCTTCGACCAAAACAACTGGCCGCTGGCTTCTGCCGTCGCCGTCGTCATGGTTGCCCTGTTGGTTGTACCGATTGCCCTGTTCCAACACTATGAAAACCGCGAATTGGAAGAAGGAGGCAAATAA
- a CDS encoding CrcB family protein, producing the protein MFAYIFPIVCGAAVGAVLRWLFGLLLVSSAPFSIGTLAANWLGALLIGVLAELLTDPQWRLLWITGFLGSLTTFSGFSVEMVGLMQAQRWGMALMATCLHVFGSFGLTALGIKLVQIWK; encoded by the coding sequence ATGTTTGCTTATATTTTTCCCATTGTTTGCGGTGCCGCTGTCGGGGCTGTATTGCGTTGGCTGTTTGGCTTGTTGCTGGTGTCTTCTGCGCCTTTTTCTATCGGTACATTGGCGGCAAACTGGCTGGGCGCGCTGCTGATCGGCGTATTGGCAGAACTCTTAACCGATCCGCAATGGCGTTTGCTTTGGATTACCGGCTTTCTCGGCAGCTTGACCACATTTTCAGGTTTTTCAGTGGAGATGGTGGGTTTGATGCAGGCGCAACGCTGGGGCATGGCTTTAATGGCAACCTGTCTGCATGTTTTCGGTTCGTTTGGTTTGACGGCGCTGGGGATTAAATTGGTGCAGATTTGGAAGTAA
- a CDS encoding ABC transporter ATP-binding protein has protein sequence MTATTASSAKPYLQIQGLVKKFGDNYAVDNIDLDIYQHEIFALLGSSGSGKSTLLRMLAGMESPNQGKIILDGQDITKLAPYERPINMMFQSYALFPHMSVEQNIAFGLKQDKMPKGEIDARVEEMLRLVQMTKYAKRKPHQLSGGQQQRIALARSLAKRPKILLLDEPLGALDKKLRQQTQLELVNTLEQVGVTCIMVTHDQEEAMTMATRIAIMSDGQLRQVGTPSDVYDYPNSRFTAEFIGETNIFDGVVIDDRADFSIVKCDGLENHVRIDHGLGVPNDHEIWISIRPEDIDLHKEKPEHLGAHNWAQGTVKEIAYLGSFAIYHIKLANGRVVKSQVPAPYWYVRNITPPTWDETVYISWPENQPTPLFS, from the coding sequence ATGACCGCAACCACTGCGTCTTCAGCCAAACCTTATTTGCAAATCCAAGGTTTGGTGAAAAAGTTTGGTGACAATTACGCTGTCGATAACATCGACTTGGACATCTATCAACACGAAATCTTCGCCCTTTTGGGCAGCTCAGGCAGTGGCAAATCCACACTGCTGCGTATGTTGGCAGGCATGGAAAGCCCCAATCAGGGCAAAATCATTCTCGACGGTCAAGACATTACCAAGCTTGCCCCGTACGAGCGCCCAATCAACATGATGTTCCAAAGCTATGCCCTGTTCCCGCACATGAGCGTTGAACAAAACATTGCTTTCGGCCTGAAACAAGACAAAATGCCTAAAGGCGAAATCGACGCCCGCGTCGAAGAAATGTTGCGCCTGGTGCAAATGACCAAATACGCCAAACGCAAGCCGCACCAACTTTCCGGCGGCCAACAACAGCGTATCGCTTTGGCGCGCAGCCTGGCAAAACGTCCGAAAATCCTGTTGCTTGACGAACCTTTGGGCGCACTCGATAAAAAACTGCGCCAACAAACCCAACTGGAATTGGTCAACACGCTGGAACAAGTCGGCGTAACCTGCATCATGGTTACCCACGACCAAGAAGAAGCGATGACGATGGCTACCCGTATCGCCATTATGTCCGACGGCCAATTGCGCCAAGTCGGCACACCTAGCGATGTGTACGACTACCCTAACAGTCGCTTTACCGCTGAATTTATCGGCGAAACCAATATTTTTGACGGCGTCGTTATTGACGACCGCGCCGATTTCTCCATCGTCAAATGTGACGGCTTGGAAAACCACGTCCGCATCGACCACGGCCTGGGCGTTCCGAACGACCATGAAATTTGGATCAGTATTCGTCCTGAAGATATTGATTTGCATAAAGAAAAACCAGAACACTTGGGCGCGCACAACTGGGCCCAAGGCACAGTCAAAGAAATTGCCTACTTGGGCAGCTTCGCGATTTACCACATCAAACTTGCCAACGGCCGTGTCGTCAAGAGCCAAGTTCCCGCACCTTATTGGTATGTGCGTAACATTACGCCGCCGACCTGGGACGAGACTGTCTATATCAGCTGGCCTGAAAACCAACCGACACCTCTGTTCAGTTAA
- the aqpZ gene encoding aquaporin Z — translation MKKYFAEFFGTFWLVFGGCGSAVLAAAYPELGIGFAGVALAFGLTVLTMAYAVGHISGGHFNPAVSVGLFIGGRFNGKDLLPYILSQVIGAIAAAGVLYLIASGKTGFDAVASGFASNGFGEHSPNGYDMMAALLIEFVLTAFFLIIIMGSTDKLAPAGFAPIAIGLGLTLIHLISIPVTNTSVNPARSTGVALFQGGWAVEQLWLFWLAPIAGAAVGAAIYRFVLANNDDK, via the coding sequence ATGAAAAAATATTTTGCAGAATTTTTCGGCACTTTCTGGCTGGTATTCGGCGGCTGCGGCAGCGCAGTATTGGCAGCAGCCTACCCTGAACTCGGCATTGGCTTTGCCGGTGTCGCCTTGGCGTTTGGCTTGACCGTACTGACCATGGCTTACGCCGTCGGCCATATTTCCGGCGGCCACTTCAACCCTGCCGTTTCCGTCGGCCTCTTCATCGGCGGCCGTTTCAACGGTAAAGACTTGTTGCCTTACATCTTATCCCAAGTCATCGGTGCGATTGCCGCTGCAGGCGTTCTGTATCTGATTGCTTCCGGTAAAACCGGTTTTGATGCTGTTGCTTCCGGCTTTGCCAGCAATGGTTTCGGCGAACACTCTCCTAACGGTTACGACATGATGGCCGCGTTGCTGATCGAATTCGTACTGACCGCATTCTTCCTGATCATCATCATGGGTTCTACCGACAAACTGGCTCCGGCCGGCTTCGCCCCTATCGCCATCGGCCTGGGTCTGACCCTGATTCACTTGATCAGCATTCCTGTGACCAATACTTCCGTCAACCCTGCACGCTCTACCGGCGTTGCCTTGTTCCAAGGCGGCTGGGCTGTTGAACAATTGTGGTTGTTCTGGTTGGCCCCTATTGCCGGCGCAGCAGTTGGCGCGGCTATTTACCGCTTTGTTTTGGCAAACAACGACGACAAATAA
- the rbfA gene encoding 30S ribosome-binding factor RbfA has translation MRKPQRGYARQDRVKEQIMRELAELVRTGLKDPRAGFITINEVEVTRDYSHATVFYTVLDDSTRDITEEALEHAKGHLRSELAKRIKLFKTPELHFKYDESLERGMSISSLIDQVAAEKPVED, from the coding sequence ATGAGAAAACCCCAACGCGGCTACGCCCGCCAAGACCGTGTCAAAGAACAAATCATGCGCGAGCTTGCCGAACTCGTCCGCACCGGCCTGAAAGATCCGCGCGCAGGCTTCATCACCATCAACGAAGTCGAAGTCACCCGAGATTACAGCCATGCAACCGTGTTCTACACTGTCCTCGACGACAGCACACGCGACATCACCGAAGAAGCTTTGGAACACGCCAAAGGCCATTTGCGCAGCGAATTGGCCAAACGCATCAAACTCTTCAAAACACCCGAGCTGCACTTCAAATACGACGAATCACTCGAACGCGGCATGAGCATTTCCAGCCTGATCGACCAAGTGGCGGCGGAAAAACCGGTTGAAGACTGA
- the radC gene encoding RadC family protein has protein sequence MSIKEWPEGERPREKLLERGAAALSDAELLAILLRVGTRGMSAVDLARYLLSEFGSLGKLMSADAKTLSACKGMGLASYTQFAVVKEIGRRILGEDLQEQMVLSNPKSVADYLRLHLGHEKIEVSVALLLNRQNQLIAVRELSRGTVAENTVYIREIVKLALDEYADSLILAHNHPGGSARPSESDVQFTERLKQALSLVDITLLDHFIVTAKETCSLREQGYM, from the coding sequence ATGAGCATTAAAGAATGGCCCGAGGGGGAGCGACCGCGTGAGAAGCTGTTGGAGCGCGGCGCGGCGGCGTTGAGTGATGCGGAGTTGCTGGCAATTTTATTGCGTGTCGGAACGCGCGGCATGAGCGCGGTTGATTTGGCGCGTTATTTGTTGAGCGAGTTCGGCAGCTTGGGAAAGCTGATGAGTGCGGATGCCAAAACACTTTCTGCTTGCAAGGGCATGGGTTTGGCGAGCTATACTCAGTTTGCCGTGGTCAAAGAAATCGGGCGGCGGATTTTGGGTGAGGATTTGCAGGAGCAGATGGTTTTGTCAAACCCGAAATCGGTTGCGGATTATCTGCGCCTGCATCTTGGGCATGAAAAAATCGAGGTCAGCGTTGCCTTGCTGCTCAACCGTCAAAATCAATTGATTGCGGTACGGGAATTGTCGCGTGGTACGGTGGCGGAGAATACGGTTTATATTCGTGAAATTGTCAAATTGGCATTGGATGAATACGCCGACAGTTTGATTTTGGCACACAATCATCCGGGCGGCTCGGCAAGGCCGTCTGAATCTGATGTGCAGTTTACAGAGCGTTTGAAACAGGCTTTAAGTTTGGTGGATATTACGCTCTTAGACCATTTTATCGTAACGGCAAAAGAAACCTGCTCTTTGCGTGAACAGGGCTATATGTAA